The Ammospiza nelsoni isolate bAmmNel1 chromosome 27, bAmmNel1.pri, whole genome shotgun sequence DNA segment AGGGTTTCTCCTGGATTTTCTCAGTCTCTCGATGGGCCCTGCCCTTGTTCTCCTGTTgttggattttccttttccaggcaGAAAAGCTTTAGCCCGGGGGGTTTTGCTGGAGCCACCGCCGGCCGTCCGGCTGCGCCGCTCCGGGACCGTTTACCTCACTCACATCACACTTTGCACTgtacatttattattattattattataattattgttattttttaactCGTGTTACCTCCAGACAGACGCACGGACGCCTGCCGACGCGAGCTCTAGCGAAACCCCCCCGGAattctaaaggaaaaaacaaaacaaaaccaaaaatcctaaaaaaaaatatttggaaatagggagatattttattcatttccatccttttccctcctttgttTTGGGAACTCCACTCTCTGCAGGATTTTAAGAGGTTGTTTTCGATTGTTTTGTTGTAAATAGCTTCTATTTtattctctaaaaaaaaaaaagaaaaaaaaaagaatcaatcTTTTAACATGCAAATGATATATATTAGTCTTCATCAGGGAAAATGGGAGCTTGGAAAAAAGTTGGaatctcctttctcctctccttaTCGGTGGTTGggtccagctctgctccttcccccacCGCCAAATCCTAATTTTTATTCCTCCCCTTGCATAAAACTACTGTTTAAGGCCACTTTGGGCTTATTTCCTCCAAAACCAAGCAGCATCCAGAGGATGgggatgctcagagctgcaggacgCTCTGGAGCACACAACCCAAAGCATTTATCTTAAACCTCACAATCTcagtttcttttaaatatttccctcctcctccccctcacaaaaaaaaaaaaaaagaaaaattattcacCCACATCTGCGTGAGACACAATCCAAGCCGATACCGAAACCCCCTCGCCCCCCTCGGTATCTCCGTTCTCAGGTTcccacctggagcacagggtttttccccccttccccagGTGCCCCCCAACCCcaaccttttatttttaatttcactcGGGGAAGTGGCGATCTCAGGGgatttgggttgtttttttggttttttttttccagctggtttattgttggttttggggtttttttttttttttttccgtgcTGGAATCCCCTTGGTGGCtcttttttggggtgggggtcTTGGTGGCTTCGTGGACCCTTTTTTGGGGGGGCCTGGGAGGGTCcgtccagctcctgctgctgttggggtccagcccagctccccatAACGAGAAATTCCAAGGGGGAATTTTCATGCCCAGGGCAGGCTTAGattttctttgtgattttttttttttttttttttgcattgtaCAGTCACtattttgggttgttttgggttttttatttttattttccctcccccctcctttcctttcccctccttttatttttgtttttgagaGCGGGTGACTTTccactgtatttttctttttttgcatatcgatttaaaaataataaaaaagagcctaaatcagtttttttttgggggggggggttttggaaagaaaattaaactaaaggagcagccccagctgcagctgccccctTCCCCCCCCAGCGTTGCATATCTTAACTcaggtaaaaaaggaaaatgagaaaagaaaaaaaaaccacaaaagacaaaaaaaaaaaaaaaaaaaaggaataaaaaaataaaccacattcTACCTCTGAGTGCGGCGGCCTCGGGCGCACCCGGGGCCCCGGTGAAAGATTTCAGTTTTTGCAAAACATTCAGGTATTGAGACTTTTTtgattattattaaaaaaaaataattaaaaaatttaaaaaaaaagagaaaataaacttaaaaaaacacTGAAAGTTTACATTTTATAATAACATTATTATACAGATTGTATTTAAACGTCAGAATATTTAAGACAATTGTAACCCTGTAAAgtgaagaaatattaaaaaaaaaaaaaaaaaaagttgtgttGTTTGAGGTTTCTTGCCTTAGGGATGCCTATAGGATTTCCTTATGGATTTGGGGTATCCCTGTGGGTTGTGGGGTATCAATGGATTTATGGGGTGATGATAGGATTATGAGATGTGCATGGGTTCCCCATAGGCCTGTGGGGCGTCCATAGGGTTGGGAGGTATCCGGGGCATCCTTAGTTTTGTGGGGTGCTCATGGGGTTCTCATGAAGCTATGGGGTGACTATAGGATTGTGGGGTGTCCATGGGGTCCCTATGGGGCTGTGAGAGTCCATATGGTTATGGGGTCTCCATAGGGTGCCCAAAAGTCTGTGGGGTGTCCATAGGGTCCCGGGATGTCCATAGGGTCCATTTAAGGCTGGGGAGGGTCCATAGGGTTATGGGGTCTCCATAGGGTCCCCATAAGCTGTGGGGTGTCCGTGGGGTTCCTATGGGGCTGTGGAGGTCCATAGGGTCCCCCCATAAGGCTGTGGGGAGTCCATGGGGTCCCCATAGGACTGTGGGGTGTCCATGAGGTCGCTGTGGGGCTGTGGAGGGTCCATAGGGCCCCATAGGGCTGTGGGAGGTCCATAGGGTTGTGGGGTCTCCACCGGGTCCCCATAAGCTGTGGGGTGCCCATGGGGTCCCCATGTGCACACGCGCTGCCCCGTGTCACCCATCCAGCACCGACCGGGGCGGGCCCTGCTGAGCTTCCTGCCGCGTGCGCAGTCCCCGCCCcccgcggccgcggcggcgCCGCCGCTGATTGGTCAGCGCcgggcggcggaggcggcgctCTGGGCCGCGGCCGCGCTCTCTGTGGCCCTGGCGGACCGCGAAGATGGCGGCGCCCATGGAGGTGGCGCTGGTGTCGGACGCGGCGGGGCCGCTCTGCAACTGCTCGGTCTGGGAGCTGCACTCGGGCTCGGCCCTGCCCGGCTACCGCGGCGGCAACAGCGGCCCACGCGGGCTGGCGCTGCTGGGCGGCGAGCACCTGCTGGGGGCCCAGCTCGGCAAGAGCTACATCAACGTCTGGGAGCTCCAGAGGAAGGTAccggcgcggcgggcgggcccGGGCGGCCTCGGCTCGGGGGACGGCTTCGGGCTTCGCGGGGGGACTCCGGGCCCCGTGGGGGATGTGACGGGGGCATCCCTCCTGCGAAACCCCCGGCCCTGTGATGAGGAGCTCCTCCGTCCACAGAGCCCCCCACTAAATCCATGCTCAGACCCCCTCAtggctcctctctccacagagACCCCCTCATGGCTCCTCTTTTCGTGGAGACTCCCCTCTGTCCTCAGACACCCCTTCATGGCCCAATTCTCTGCAAAGACCCCCCTCTGTCCCCTATTGGACCCTCAGGCTCCCCCTCCCTCCATTCCGACCTCCATCACCCCGTGCAAGTGCCCCCCATCCCTCTGTTCGCAGAGATCCCCCTGAGCCCCCATGTTGGGGGGCTCTTCTTGCAGCCCTTCTGAGCCCTCGCtgtgctctctctctgtcccaggaccagctgcagcagaaaatcATCTGTCCCGGGCCTGTGACCTGCCTGACAGCCTCTCCCAACGGGCTCTACGTCCTGGCGGGCGTCGCCGAGAGCATCTACCTGTGGGAGGTACTACGGGGTGCTGGGGCACTCACACTCACACCCTGCACGGTCTGTGGGAGTTATGGGGTGCTGGGGCACTCACACTCACACCCTGCATAGTCAGGGAGGGTCCCCAGTCCCTCCAATGTCTGTAAATCCTGATCCTGGGATCAGGGTCCACCATCCCTCCAATATCTGTAACTCCTGGCCCTGGCATCAGGGTCCCCATCCCCTAAATGTCTGTAAATCCTGATCCTGGGATaaaggctgtgctgctctcagcccacagagcagctcattGAAGTAGGAGTGGGAGGAATTCGGGGAGAGGCTTCACTCTGCCTCCATCTTATCTTTCCAGGCATCTCTGGATGCCCTGACTCTGCCTCAGGGGTCAGGCACTGCTCtcacaaggcagcagcacaggatctGGTTTTGCTTCAGTGCTTCTCCCACATTTCAGCTGTGTATTTGTGTGTGCCCAGggtgccagcagcccctgctgtgctctggtcaTTGTCCTGCTGGTTAATTACTGCTGGATTAATTTGGGATTACTGCTGCGTTCCCAGCACACCACTGAGCAAATGAAAGCAGTGTCTTGTCCTGAGCCCAGGATTAAACCCCAGGATGCCTCACCTGGAGGTTTGAGACTCATGGTGTGAGTGGCTCTACCTGAACCCATCAGGGTTTGTTTGTACCCAAGTGCTtttagctgggaaaaaaaatccctgaggctgagcctgcagtgggagctgctgcctgtgatgctcccagctgggccctgctccagctcctgtcaCCCTCAGATGTGTTCCAGGGtatggcactgtcaccctcatATGTGTTCCAGGGtatggcactgtcaccctcagATGTGTTCCAGGGtatggcactgtcaccctcagATGTGTTCTAGGGtatggcactgtcaccctcagATGTGTTCCAGGGtatggcactgtcaccctcagATGTGTTCTAGGGtatggcactgtcaccctcagATGTGTTCCAGGGtatggcactgtcaccctcagATGTGTTCCAGGGtatggcactgtcaccctcagATGTGTTCCAGGGTATGGCACTGTCCCTCTGGCACATTGGAGAGGAAACCATCGTGGAGCTGGAACCAGCCCCTAGAGCTGGCTTTTGTGCTGTCTGTGAAACCCCTTGCATTGaagtttggtttgattttttggtGTAATTCAGACCATGAGAAGAAGCAGACTCTTATTTTATTTGAGGCTTTTTCTCTCTTGGTTCCCTCCCCATCTGCAGTGTTGCCTTTTAATAAGAAATACTTGGGGGATTCCTTGTCCACCCTAAACCCCTTGAGCCACCTCTGGggtgtcctgcagctcccataaccccagtgccacctcctgaGGACCTGTGGGAGGGGAGAAGAAGTAATATGAATATTAAGAGTGAACAAGAAATCTTTACTGCACATTTGTGACTtggccagaggagcagctctggcatcACTGGGTTCCAGAGTTAAAGTGTCAGGACCTCTTCCACTGCCATGTGCTGAATTTCCACTGAGTTCAGgctgttccagctgtgcctcAGTGGTGTCAGTCACTGTCCTGAGGTGGAACAGAACCCACCCTTCTCACCACATGATCCCAAGGCATCCTTGACTCCCTCTGCTCTTCTCCTCACTGCAGGTGTCCAATGGGAACCTCCTGGCCATCCTGAACCGACACTACCAGGACCTCACGTGCCTCTGCTTCACTGATGACAGCAGCCACTTCCTCTCAGGGGCCAAGGACTGCCTGGCCCTGGTGTGGAACCTCTACAAGTAAGGGGGgatggggggcacagggattTTGGAGCAGGAGATCCCTCTAAGCCCACAGCTGGGTCTGTGCCCTCCTTCAGGGCAGGGAACCTTTCCTTGAGGGTCTCACCTGTTCTTGGAAACAGATGGTTCTGATTTCTTTCCCTGGGTGACACAGAGGGGATTGTGCCCTTTGTCCCTGTGGCATAGGAATCTCAGCCTCAGTATCTGTGTGCCACAGGGATTTTGGAACAGGAGATCTCTTTAAGCccactgctgtgtctgtgtcctCCTTCAGGGCAGGGAGCCTTTCCTTGAGGGTCTCACCTGTTCTTGGGAACAGATGGTTCTGATTTCTTTCCCTGGGTGACACAGAGGGGATTGTGCCCTTTCCCAGGGTGTTTGTCCCTGTGGGATAGGAATCTCAGTATCTGTGTGCCACAGGGATTTTGGAGCAGGAGATCCCTCTAGCCcacagctgtgtctgtgccctcCTTCTGGGCAGGGAGCCTTTCCTTGGGGGCTTCTTGGGAACAGGCAGATGGTTCTGACTTCTTTCCCTGGGTGACACAGAAGGGACTGTGCCCTTTCCCCAGGCTCTTTGTCTGTGGGATAGGGATCTCAGCATCCATGAGCCatggctgccagcagctcccgtGTCCCCCTTggtccctgcagccagcagaggcGTTCCCAGTGGGATCagagcctggcccagctccccgtggggctctgtcctggctgaCCTGCCtgtctctgctctccccacagcgtgttgcaggcagagccctcccAGATCCCCGACCCCCGGCACGTCTGGTCCCGGCACAGCCTCCCCATCACCGACCTGTGCTGCGGCTTTGGAGGGCCCCTGGCACGGGCTGCCACCGCCTCCCTCGACCAGACAGCCAAGGTGAGGCTCATCTCACAGCTGCCAGACCCTGGGGGGTCACAGCCAGGCTCCTGCCAGCTAGCAGGAAGCTGTCCCCAAGCTGTCCCCAAGCTTTGCCGGGTTGCAGTGGCTTCGTTTCTTGGCTGTCTCTGCAGTGactcagagctgccagagctgggctctgcctctccAACAACAGCAGTTTCTCTGCACCTGCCCCCAGGCTGGACTGCTGCAGTCCCTGTTGTCCTGGGAATGTCGGGGTCAGCTCCTCAGTTTTCCATTGCTGAtgtgcacagggagcagagcaggctggagcCTGTGGGGAGGGGATGCCCtgggggcagggtggccacaGAGAGGGTTCAGAGCTGTTTTGAAGCTGCCTGGGAAACTTCTGTCCTGCTCAGAGAGGCTGATCCTGAGTTCTGCCTTGGACTCAGTTTCCCAGTCACATCCAGGAGGGAATTTCAGGATATCAGTGTTCCTCCAATCCTGCCATGAACATTCTCACCCCTGATTCTCCTGTCCCCTCTCACTCCAGCTCTGGGAAATCTCATCTGGGGAGCTCCTGCTTTCCGTGCTCTTCGACGTGGGGATCATGGCTGTGACTCTGGACCTCTCTGAGTACCACATGTTCTGTGGGGGCATGGATGGCTCCATCTTCCAGGTCGACCTCTGTGCCTGGGTGAGTGTGTGGGGCTGTCACCCCgagccactgtcacctccctgctgggACTGGTGTGACCTGCCAGGACATGGGAGGCTTCCTCTGTGTCTCCTCTGCCCCCTCCAGACATGGTGATGAACCTGCTGGGTTCAGCTTTCCTGAATTTTaactcctttcctttccttcctgaaTTTCTTCAGCCAGTTCAGAGAGACCGGACCTTCCAGACAGAGCGGGAGAACGGGAAGGTCTTCAAAGGGCACAGGTGAGGAACCAGACGTACCTGCCAGCCTCCATCTGCCCACCTCACCAGCTCCTGGCACTCCTGGGGTCATCCTGAGTTTAAACATCCTCTTCCCCATTCCAGGAACCAGGTGACGTGTCTGTCAGTCTCCACAGATGGCAGCCTGCTGCTCTCGGGCTCTCACGACGAAACCGTCCGGCTGTGGGACATCCAGAGCAAGCAGTGCCTCAAGACGATGAATCACAAAGGTAGGAATGTCCTTATCTCCAGGATCCTCACTGCCAGAGGCCCAGTGTCTcacctgagctgccctgggcactccaggTGTGTTTTTGCCCCTTGCTTCACGCCCTGGGATGGGCAGAGGCGTTGGAGGGAGCCTGGGCTGTCTGGAGCTCTGCCCTGACCTTGCCTCGTGTGTTAACAACCCCCTGGGCTCTGTCAGGAGTGAGTCATGGATTTCACCCTGTCACTGAGGCCACACAGGATCCTCCTCCTTGTTTTCCCCAGGGAGCAGTCACCCCACATGCACCCCAGCTGTGTCTGCAGGGGAGACAGCTCTGTGACCCCAGCAGTGAGCTCATGGGGCCTGAAGTGAATCCCATATGAGCAGCTGTCTGGGATTTCAGTCTGATGGCTCCAGTAAattgcaggagcagcagttgAGTGCCTCAGCCACCTCAGAGCAGTGGGGGATTTACCCCTCCTGTTGTTAACTGTGGTTTCTGgcccctggtgctgcagtgACCAGTGGGGCTGCCGTGGGCATGGCCCAGACCCCTCCCAGAGGTGATGGTGACACAGGCAGTCCCTGTGTTCCTCCGTGGTGAttgagctgctgcctcagggcagTCTCTGCaagccaggctgcctgcagacccttttcctcttccctctggcTGCCAAGGACCGTCCCTAATTGGGACCCACTGCAgtgcccatccagcctggctggcactAGAGggtgaaaacaaaccaaatggAGCTGTGAGTCATcccaggaggggagggggggcCAGGCCTTGGCTGTGAGCCGGACACTGGAGTCCTCctgaggctgcaggcaggaatggACAGACCAGGCTCttcccaggaggagcaggaccAGGCTGACCCCACGCTGTGGGTGCTCTGctggctctctgctgcctgtgggcaggGATTTGGTTTCCCTGGCAGCCTTGGCACTGGCAtggctgtgtgtgctcaggAATAGGCTGGGATTCCAGCACccctgagctgtgtgctggCTCCGGAATCTCCACagggccctgcagcctcccagtgTGGGGGAATCTGCTGTCCCAACCCAGCCCCCTCTCATGGATCCCTGTCCCCTGCTTGGCCTCTTCTGAGCCCCGCAGCAAggtctgtccctgctccctccccaaGGCAGAGGTGACAGGGCTGTGACATGGTGATGTGACAGCAGCCTCTGGCCCAGTGTCCTTGGGACAGCACTGTCCCTCTGCTTGCTGGGCATGGGGGTGGCTGGGGGCACACAGGAGCCTCTGCCccccctcagcactgctgcaaaTTAAATCCAAGGAGCTGGAGAGTggctcagggccaggctggtGCAGGGGGCTGTGTCACCAAGGGTGGCTTGTCCTTGGCAGGGGCAGAGTGAGTGGGATTTGAGAATTTAAGCTGCTGCACCTGGGTGATAAGGTGTGGCAGTGCTGGCGAGGCAGGGCTACTCCCAATCACCCTgcatggctgccaccactctGGGGGGATAGCAGGAGACCTGTGGGATGAGCCTGGGAGCCAGTGctgcccccaaatccctccaggcCTCAATTCCCATCCTGTCACATGAGCTCCATCCTTGTCACTGCAATCACAGCGTGGCACAGACCATCCCGAGGGCTCCCCCTGCAAGGCCATCCCAGGATGCTCTGGCTGATGTgttctgctggcagctctgccttggaaGCTGGGTTATTTGGTTATTTCCCTCCAGCTGAGCCTAGTCCCCATGCCCAGACTGGCCCAGGGTCACCGTCTGCCTGCTGCCCCAGGCCTTGAGGCAAGGTGATCTGGTACAGGACCTCTGCACTGGAGCCCCAgagtggctgtggggctgtgtccaGGTGCTGACCAGGTTTGGGGAGCTCTGGGTTCACTCCTGAGATTTTCTCCTCTCCACTTTTCCTCTCTAACTGCTCCATGAGCTGCCAGTGCAGTGGGAATGTCACTGATGGAGCACAATGATCTGGTCTTTAAGGAGGGAGTGAAGCCATCAGAGCTGGCCAGGAACAGCTTTGGGGCCAGAGGTGCTGCTCTGTTGGTGGGACCCAACCTTGAATCCTGGGAGGATCAGATTTAGGAGCAGGCTCTGGAGGGGTGGATGGTGATGACAGAGCCCTCATCCATATCAGAGCTGCTTTTGTctgtctgctctgcagagaccaaaatcctccagcagctctgagcctcCCTAGGCCCCGCCAtgtcccctccctcaccctgcacccctctccacagccctggcagccccctCCAGGTGCACATGGACCATCTGCACCTTGGAAAGGGGAAATGGATGGTGGGGCTGTGGTAGcagtgccctgcctgctggaggggggctgggggctgctgtgcctgacAGGGCGTGGgggacagcactgggagctcacagcagctgggaggggGTGGGTAAGTAATTAATGCAGTAATTAACACACTTATCAGCTCTGCCATGGGttgtggcagcacagagctgctgatggatggcagctcagggtggtgggaggccaggctctgctctttTGGGGTCCCaaccagccctgggcaggcagagcagagtcctgtgccagggctgcccgaggcctcccaaacccagcagggtccagcctgagctgtcccccgtgtccccacagGTCCGGTGACAAACGCCTTCATCGTGCTGGCCCCTGCCAACATGCTGAACCCCGAGGGGAAGCCCAGCGTGCCCCTGCCCAAGTTCAGCCGGCACCTGCACGGCACTGAGAG contains these protein-coding regions:
- the WDR18 gene encoding WD repeat-containing protein 18, yielding MAAPMEVALVSDAAGPLCNCSVWELHSGSALPGYRGGNSGPRGLALLGGEHLLGAQLGKSYINVWELQRKDQLQQKIICPGPVTCLTASPNGLYVLAGVAESIYLWEVSNGNLLAILNRHYQDLTCLCFTDDSSHFLSGAKDCLALVWNLYNVLQAEPSQIPDPRHVWSRHSLPITDLCCGFGGPLARAATASLDQTAKLWEISSGELLLSVLFDVGIMAVTLDLSEYHMFCGGMDGSIFQVDLCAWPVQRDRTFQTERENGKVFKGHRNQVTCLSVSTDGSLLLSGSHDETVRLWDIQSKQCLKTMNHKGPVTNAFIVLAPANMLNPEGKPSVPLPKFSRHLHGTESSDEPGAEGVTLRLGLHQQEPGQSYLEKAERMYSQMYSTREKNLVGDQEHLTIQVSELEEEVSNLRKINKDLFDFSTRIITKPAK